A section of the Spirosoma pollinicola genome encodes:
- a CDS encoding NAD(P)/FAD-dependent oxidoreductase — MTVDFLIVGQGVAGSVLAWTLDQRGCTVLLVDDPALPSASVVAAGLVNPLTGRKLVRTWKADELFPFLHQFYSDIEKQLGVSFFHPKNIYRPFRTESEKTDYLALTTDPDTHQYVAESVEDQAYSPYIDNPLGGLEVKQAGWVDLTEFVRIIKGYFVRKNQYFEERVGVKDLIISDTHVEWKGVKINKVIFCDGVQSRENPLFDWLPYNPVKGQILTALVDNYSIKNIVNQGVFILPVRNGLIRIGATYSWHDLDWQTTEDGRAFLQAKVAGILKVPYTIVNQQAGIRPSTKDRRPIIGLHPTQPAVGIFGGLGTKGVSLAPYLAEQYARYLLDGEDLEPEANISRCISLYHGS, encoded by the coding sequence ATGACTGTAGATTTTCTGATTGTAGGGCAGGGGGTAGCGGGCTCTGTGCTGGCCTGGACACTCGACCAGCGTGGATGTACGGTATTACTGGTCGATGATCCTGCGCTGCCTTCAGCTTCGGTAGTGGCGGCTGGCCTGGTCAATCCATTAACGGGACGAAAATTGGTTCGTACCTGGAAGGCCGATGAACTGTTCCCATTTCTGCATCAATTCTATAGCGACATTGAGAAGCAACTCGGCGTTTCGTTCTTTCATCCCAAAAATATATACCGTCCATTCAGAACCGAGAGTGAAAAAACAGACTATCTGGCCCTGACGACTGACCCCGATACCCATCAATATGTAGCCGAATCGGTTGAAGATCAGGCCTATAGTCCGTATATTGATAATCCGTTGGGTGGCCTGGAAGTAAAGCAGGCGGGTTGGGTGGATCTTACCGAGTTCGTTAGAATTATAAAAGGGTACTTTGTTAGAAAAAATCAATACTTCGAAGAGCGGGTTGGGGTTAAGGATCTGATCATCAGTGATACCCATGTAGAGTGGAAAGGCGTGAAGATCAATAAAGTTATATTTTGTGATGGCGTCCAATCGCGTGAGAATCCGTTATTTGACTGGCTTCCTTACAATCCCGTGAAAGGACAGATTCTAACAGCTTTGGTTGACAATTACTCTATTAAGAACATAGTTAATCAAGGCGTTTTCATCCTGCCTGTACGAAATGGCTTAATTCGTATTGGTGCCACCTATAGCTGGCATGACCTGGACTGGCAAACAACTGAGGATGGTCGTGCGTTTTTACAGGCAAAAGTAGCGGGAATTTTAAAGGTGCCTTACACGATCGTGAATCAGCAGGCGGGTATTCGGCCGTCGACCAAAGACCGACGGCCCATTATTGGGCTGCACCCTACACAACCGGCAGTAGGTATATTTGGCGGGCTGGGCACAAAAGGTGTATCGCTGGCTCCCTATCTGGCCGAACAATATGCCCGTTACCTTTTAGATGGTGAAGATTTGGAGCCGGAAGCGAATATTAGCCGTTGCATTTCGTTATATCATGGCAGTTGA
- the cmk gene encoding (d)CMP kinase, which yields MPKIVIAIDGYSSCGKSTTAKAVAAQMGYGYIDTGAMYRAVSLFFSQELVSLSNTKEVVAALDRIHITFKHNERSGKNETCLNGLTVEDEIRKMYISNIVSEVSAIPEVRWAMVAQQQKMGHKRGVVMDGRDIGTKVFPDAEVKVFMTADTVTRAQRRQQELLAKGEMVNLEDIIKNIEKRDLIDTTRTESPLRQAPDAELLDTSFMTIEEQVDWVIELADLRLAERIRKKNSR from the coding sequence ATGCCGAAGATAGTAATTGCAATTGACGGGTATTCAAGTTGCGGAAAGAGTACAACCGCCAAGGCTGTAGCCGCCCAAATGGGCTATGGGTATATTGACACGGGTGCTATGTACCGGGCTGTTAGTCTTTTTTTTAGTCAGGAACTTGTCTCTCTTTCCAATACGAAAGAGGTGGTCGCTGCGCTGGATCGAATCCACATTACCTTCAAACACAATGAGCGTTCGGGTAAAAATGAAACCTGTCTTAACGGCCTGACAGTTGAAGACGAAATCCGAAAAATGTACATTTCCAACATTGTCAGCGAAGTCAGTGCTATTCCCGAAGTTCGCTGGGCGATGGTTGCGCAACAACAAAAAATGGGTCATAAGCGGGGCGTTGTGATGGATGGCCGCGATATTGGCACGAAGGTGTTTCCCGATGCTGAAGTGAAAGTATTTATGACTGCAGACACTGTAACACGCGCTCAGCGCAGGCAGCAGGAGTTGCTGGCAAAAGGCGAGATGGTGAATCTGGAAGACATCATTAAGAACATCGAAAAGCGCGATCTCATCGATACGACCCGTACCGAAAGTCCGCTCAGACAGGCTCCCGACGCTGAATTGCTGGATACATCCTTCATGACAATTGAAGAGCAGGTCGACTGGGTAATCGAACTGGCTGACCTCCGTTTAGCCGAACGAATCCGCAAAAAAAATAGTCGCTAG
- a CDS encoding GNAT family N-acetyltransferase, with protein MTTTLITFPLSIGQLRPWREGDEESLVYHASNRHIWNNVRDFFPYPYTPRDAHSWVRSNKSYQQPNNFAVEIDGQAVGNIGFTVKDDIYRYNAEIGYWLSESYWGRGVMTEALPLMTSYIFQYFQVNRIFACVLEGNVGSMRVLEAAGYQHEAIHRKAAVKNNQYLDEHIFSMLRAEHREIKPSANGY; from the coding sequence TTGACTACCACGTTGATCACGTTTCCGCTTTCTATTGGCCAATTGCGCCCCTGGCGTGAGGGCGATGAGGAGTCGTTGGTTTATCACGCCAGCAACCGCCACATCTGGAACAATGTCCGCGATTTTTTTCCGTATCCGTACACGCCACGGGATGCCCATTCGTGGGTTCGGTCGAATAAATCGTATCAGCAACCCAACAACTTCGCCGTTGAGATCGACGGGCAGGCGGTTGGCAACATTGGCTTTACCGTTAAAGATGATATTTATCGCTACAACGCCGAAATTGGCTACTGGCTCAGTGAAAGCTACTGGGGGCGGGGTGTTATGACCGAAGCGTTGCCGCTAATGACAAGCTATATTTTTCAATATTTTCAGGTCAATCGTATCTTTGCCTGCGTATTGGAAGGCAACGTTGGGTCGATGCGTGTTCTTGAAGCAGCCGGTTACCAACACGAAGCAATCCATCGAAAGGCTGCTGTCAAAAACAATCAATACCTGGACGAACATATTTTTTCGATGCTTCGGGCTGAACATCGGGAGATAAAGCCGTCAGCCAATGGCTATTAA
- a CDS encoding histidine kinase — protein sequence MTREQLIGTIGRNGKRIQLRGSDLSKFDFSGLDLTGADLSFSDLGRANFRGAILRNANLSFANLNGADFTDADLFEANFNFSGMEDAQLTGANVEGASFNFSGRSKYRPDSLLKPEPITLTNILQKPGWGALIGAFLGALLVYGCNAIIFFSNLILTVKDPLMAGLYQFLIIQNMVDGSVSFLITWSLLGWLSRQFKSMWQRHLVISFIIMISYFIINQSLYLTLGKPFIDELLKRPNTIEPTAAWYIYVLGDLLIANIFLYVLQQGQQLTRKLSDQEFQLLNLEKLKTRAELDALQAKINPHFLYNALNSIASLVHDDPDKAEEMTLLLSKLFRYSTGRDGELFASLADELEMVRTYLQVEQVRFGNRLTFSVEISDPSLSELHLPQFLLQPIVENAIKHGIAKRADSGRIDVRIYEKSGELHLCVHDNGPAFPDDMGGGYGLRSIQDKLKLLYGDDARVELQNWPLKQVLISILMTKIRAVKDPATPDA from the coding sequence ATGACCCGCGAACAACTCATCGGTACGATTGGCAGGAATGGCAAACGCATTCAGTTGCGGGGGAGCGATTTGTCAAAATTTGACTTTAGTGGGCTCGACCTGACAGGAGCTGACTTAAGTTTTTCAGACCTCGGGAGGGCTAACTTTCGAGGGGCTATTCTGCGTAATGCCAATTTGAGTTTTGCGAACCTGAACGGAGCCGATTTTACGGATGCTGATCTTTTTGAGGCAAACTTTAATTTCAGCGGCATGGAAGATGCTCAACTGACAGGCGCCAATGTAGAAGGGGCTTCGTTCAATTTTTCGGGACGCAGCAAGTATCGGCCCGATTCGCTGCTAAAACCAGAGCCGATTACGCTAACAAATATCCTGCAAAAACCCGGCTGGGGAGCCCTGATCGGAGCATTTCTCGGCGCCTTGTTAGTGTATGGTTGTAACGCCATTATTTTCTTCTCCAATCTGATTCTGACCGTAAAAGACCCCTTGATGGCGGGTTTGTACCAGTTTCTTATTATTCAGAATATGGTCGATGGCTCTGTCTCGTTTCTGATAACCTGGTCTCTGCTAGGCTGGCTCAGCCGACAGTTTAAATCCATGTGGCAACGGCATTTAGTTATCAGCTTTATCATAATGATCAGCTATTTCATCATTAATCAAAGCCTGTACCTGACCTTGGGAAAGCCTTTTATTGATGAATTATTAAAGCGACCAAATACCATTGAGCCAACAGCCGCCTGGTATATTTATGTACTGGGCGATCTGCTTATTGCCAACATATTTCTGTATGTGCTTCAACAGGGGCAGCAATTAACCCGGAAACTCTCCGACCAGGAATTTCAATTGCTAAACCTGGAGAAACTGAAAACACGGGCTGAGCTAGATGCTTTACAGGCTAAAATTAATCCTCATTTTCTTTATAACGCCCTCAATAGCATTGCCAGTTTAGTGCATGACGATCCCGACAAAGCCGAAGAAATGACCCTGCTCCTTTCCAAGCTCTTTCGTTATTCGACCGGCCGGGATGGTGAATTATTTGCTAGCCTGGCCGACGAGCTGGAGATGGTTCGGACGTATTTGCAGGTTGAACAGGTTCGATTTGGTAACCGACTCACGTTCAGTGTTGAAATAAGTGACCCATCGCTTAGTGAGTTGCATTTACCCCAATTCTTGTTACAACCCATTGTCGAAAATGCCATTAAACACGGCATTGCCAAACGTGCCGACTCAGGCCGGATCGACGTTCGTATTTATGAAAAAAGTGGGGAGCTGCACCTCTGTGTACACGATAACGGCCCCGCTTTTCCCGACGATATGGGCGGGGGCTATGGGCTGCGGAGTATTCAGGACAAACTCAAATTACTCTACGGCGACGATGCCCGGGTAGAGCTTCAGAACTGGCCGCTCAAACAGGTGTTGATCTCTATTTTGATGACTAAAATTCGGGCGGTTAAAGACCCCGCAACACCCGATGCTTAA
- a CDS encoding LytR/AlgR family response regulator transcription factor, which produces MTFPLKTILIDDESLAISRLRRLLDKHRDSIEIIGDAANGAEGLTLIESQQPDLIFLDIEMPLLNGFEMLSRLTTMPMVVFATAFDQYAIRAFEENSIDYLLKPIEADRLTRTILKIRTLVERTDGGQPISNPMSESVMRLLAQMQPKKEIYSISVKTGEKIKLVPLSDIAYFEAEDKYVFLATMDGQKFLTTYTLTTLNEKLPDTFVRISRSVMVNRQKITEVHRHFDGKFLLAMSDKKGTRLTSGSTYGDTVRQLLEL; this is translated from the coding sequence ATGACATTTCCACTAAAAACTATACTGATCGACGATGAATCGCTGGCCATCAGCCGATTGCGTCGTTTACTGGATAAACACCGCGACAGCATCGAGATCATTGGTGATGCCGCTAACGGAGCCGAGGGGCTAACACTCATCGAAAGCCAACAACCCGACCTTATCTTTTTAGATATCGAAATGCCCTTACTAAACGGCTTCGAGATGTTGTCTCGCCTGACGACCATGCCGATGGTTGTCTTTGCCACCGCTTTTGACCAATACGCCATTCGTGCGTTCGAAGAGAATTCCATCGATTATTTGCTAAAGCCCATTGAAGCCGACCGCCTGACGCGTACTATACTAAAAATCAGGACGTTGGTTGAACGAACGGATGGCGGTCAACCCATTAGTAATCCAATGTCGGAGAGCGTTATGCGGTTACTGGCACAAATGCAGCCAAAGAAAGAAATCTATTCGATCTCGGTGAAAACGGGCGAAAAAATCAAGCTGGTACCCCTCAGCGACATTGCGTATTTCGAGGCAGAAGACAAATATGTCTTTCTGGCAACGATGGACGGACAGAAATTCCTGACCACCTACACACTGACAACACTCAACGAGAAACTACCCGACACCTTTGTGCGTATTAGTCGATCGGTGATGGTGAACCGGCAAAAAATAACCGAAGTTCATCGCCATTTCGATGGTAAGTTTCTGCTGGCCATGAGCGATAAAAAAGGAACCCGGTTAACCTCTGGCAGTACTTATGGAGACACCGTTCGGCAACTGCTGGAGCTATAA
- a CDS encoding GAF domain-containing sensor histidine kinase, with protein sequence MNLPPSLPEENSRLKALKSYDILDTLPEEDYDELTQLAAQICQTPIALISLVDEKRQWFKSNHGLPVRETPREYSFCAHAIINPNEQLIVTDSREDERFAKNPLVTGDPHVIFYAGTPLVDDDGFALGSLCVIDNVPKQLSQDQLSALKILGKQIVNLLRLRKQNDKLKENAEHLRIEIDQRIKAQQQIDEAQQQILTSFEQSPVAIALLDEQDLTFRTANPFYGQLVGRLPDQLVGKPLLTALPELKGQGFDDQLKQVIATTTPYIATELAVNIMRQGQLETIYVDLTYQPHKQLDGRVTGVLVVATDVTNQVLSRQKIEASETLFRSLANSIDQLAWIADKHGWIYWYNDRWYDYTGTTLEQMEGWGWQSVHDPDRIAQIVALFQQAWKGDQPFELTFRLRAKNGSFRWFLTRVYPVKDHNGRVVQWVGTNTDIEQQKQIEADLEQQVQQRTEELAVSVKELAASNTELTTASAAILAANQKLEAANAYLIRSNQNLEQFAYIASHDLQEPLRKIQSFSSLLAQKYDAQLDGLAHNYLDRITSAGARMSALIKDLLTYSRINTRQQPFDLVSLDIIIANVVDTLSLEIEERKAHIEVDQLAPIQGDKSQLEQLFQNLLSNAIKFTPTNEEPRIKIDYFLRKRSELPDGLRPTSNAQQFHQIDITDQGVGFDQKYLDRIFQVFQRLHAKSEFTGTGVGLAICERVVGNHGGSITAISRPGKGATFCVYLPRIIS encoded by the coding sequence ATGAATCTCCCTCCTTCTTTGCCTGAGGAGAATAGTCGGCTTAAGGCGCTTAAAAGTTACGATATACTTGACACGTTGCCGGAGGAGGACTATGATGAACTTACCCAACTTGCCGCTCAAATCTGTCAAACACCCATTGCGTTAATCAGTCTGGTTGACGAAAAACGGCAATGGTTTAAATCGAATCATGGGCTTCCGGTGCGGGAAACACCTCGCGAATATTCGTTTTGCGCTCATGCTATAATCAATCCGAACGAACAACTAATTGTCACTGATTCACGTGAGGATGAACGCTTTGCTAAAAATCCATTGGTAACGGGTGACCCGCATGTTATTTTTTATGCAGGGACACCTTTAGTAGATGATGATGGGTTCGCTTTAGGGTCTTTATGTGTTATCGACAACGTACCAAAACAATTAAGCCAGGATCAGCTATCAGCACTCAAAATTTTAGGAAAACAAATCGTCAATCTGTTGAGGCTGCGAAAGCAGAACGACAAACTAAAAGAAAACGCTGAACATCTACGCATCGAAATCGACCAGCGCATTAAAGCACAGCAGCAAATAGACGAAGCCCAACAGCAAATACTCACCTCATTCGAACAGTCACCTGTCGCTATTGCCCTGCTTGATGAGCAAGATCTCACATTTCGCACGGCGAATCCTTTTTACGGTCAGTTAGTTGGTCGTCTTCCCGACCAGCTTGTAGGAAAGCCTCTGTTAACCGCCTTACCCGAATTGAAAGGACAGGGCTTTGATGATCAGCTTAAACAGGTGATAGCAACCACTACGCCCTATATTGCGACCGAACTGGCCGTGAACATAATGCGGCAGGGGCAACTTGAAACCATATACGTCGATCTAACTTACCAACCACACAAGCAACTGGATGGCCGTGTTACGGGCGTATTGGTAGTGGCTACAGACGTGACCAATCAGGTATTATCGCGACAAAAAATAGAGGCTAGTGAAACCCTCTTTCGCTCTCTGGCTAACTCCATTGATCAGCTAGCCTGGATTGCTGATAAACATGGCTGGATATACTGGTATAATGATCGGTGGTATGATTATACCGGCACCACGCTGGAGCAAATGGAAGGGTGGGGTTGGCAATCGGTTCATGATCCCGATCGTATTGCCCAAATCGTCGCCTTATTTCAGCAAGCCTGGAAAGGAGATCAACCCTTCGAACTTACCTTTCGGCTACGCGCTAAAAATGGTTCATTCCGCTGGTTTCTGACCAGGGTATATCCAGTTAAAGACCACAATGGCCGCGTTGTGCAGTGGGTTGGTACGAACACCGATATCGAACAGCAAAAGCAAATCGAAGCTGACTTGGAACAGCAAGTACAGCAGCGTACCGAAGAGTTAGCTGTTTCTGTTAAAGAGCTGGCAGCCAGTAATACAGAACTCACCACAGCCAGTGCGGCTATACTCGCGGCCAACCAAAAGCTTGAAGCGGCTAACGCCTATTTAATCCGCTCGAACCAGAACCTGGAGCAGTTTGCTTACATTGCCAGTCATGATTTGCAGGAACCTCTGCGTAAAATTCAGTCGTTTAGCTCCTTGCTTGCTCAAAAATATGACGCTCAACTAGATGGGCTGGCACACAATTATTTAGATCGGATTACGTCTGCTGGAGCCCGGATGTCTGCGCTGATCAAGGATTTACTAACCTATTCACGGATTAATACCCGCCAACAGCCGTTTGATCTGGTATCGCTGGATATTATTATAGCCAATGTAGTAGACACCTTGTCGCTGGAAATTGAGGAACGCAAAGCCCACATTGAGGTCGACCAACTAGCCCCTATACAGGGGGATAAATCCCAATTGGAACAGTTATTTCAGAATTTACTTTCCAATGCCATTAAGTTCACCCCTACCAATGAGGAGCCCCGGATTAAAATCGACTATTTCCTAAGGAAAAGGAGCGAATTGCCCGACGGACTTCGTCCTACCAGCAACGCGCAGCAATTTCATCAAATCGATATAACTGACCAGGGTGTAGGCTTTGATCAGAAGTATCTTGACCGCATATTTCAGGTTTTTCAGCGATTACATGCTAAAAGTGAGTTTACCGGTACCGGCGTTGGTTTAGCCATTTGTGAGCGCGTGGTGGGTAATCATGGCGGGAGTATTACGGCAATTAGCAGGCCCGGCAAAGGCGCTACATTCTGCGTTTATTTACCAAGAATAATCAGTTGA
- a CDS encoding translation initiation factor: MSKKNRTGIMYSTDPDFQYQSSDEPEAETLPPAQQNLKIWLIKMGGNKVVTTVREFIGTEADLADLGKQLKSACGTGGSSKDKEILIQGDHRDKVLAWLIGKGYKAKKAGG; encoded by the coding sequence ATGAGTAAGAAAAATCGTACCGGCATCATGTACTCTACTGATCCAGATTTCCAATATCAGTCCAGCGACGAGCCGGAAGCCGAAACCCTGCCTCCTGCCCAACAGAACCTTAAAATCTGGCTCATTAAAATGGGCGGCAACAAAGTTGTAACAACCGTGCGTGAGTTCATCGGTACCGAAGCCGATTTAGCCGATCTGGGTAAGCAATTAAAATCGGCCTGTGGCACGGGCGGCTCCAGCAAGGACAAGGAAATACTGATTCAGGGCGACCACCGCGACAAAGTACTGGCGTGGCTGATTGGCAAGGGGTATAAGGCCAAAAAAGCAGGCGGATAA
- a CDS encoding YdeI/OmpD-associated family protein has translation MNPKVDFYFNKAEKWQQEFEKMRMIVLDCGLTEELKWGVPCYTFQGNNIVLIHGFKDYCALLFHKGVLLNDASNLLIQQTENVQAGRQIRFTNLREIVELEPTLKAYIYEAIEVERAGLRVELKKTTEFQTSAEFQHKLDKLPALKAAFEALTPGRQRAYLLHFSAPKQAKTRESRVEKCIPQILNGKGLTD, from the coding sequence ATGAATCCTAAAGTTGACTTTTATTTTAATAAAGCCGAAAAATGGCAGCAGGAATTCGAGAAAATGAGAATGATCGTTCTAGACTGTGGCCTGACCGAAGAGTTGAAGTGGGGTGTTCCCTGTTACACATTTCAGGGAAATAACATCGTGTTAATACACGGCTTCAAAGACTATTGTGCGCTTCTATTTCACAAAGGTGTGTTATTGAATGACGCCAGTAATCTTTTAATCCAGCAAACGGAAAATGTGCAGGCAGGACGCCAAATTCGGTTCACTAATCTTCGGGAAATAGTTGAGCTGGAGCCCACGTTGAAAGCCTATATTTATGAAGCTATTGAAGTAGAAAGAGCCGGTTTGAGAGTAGAATTAAAGAAGACCACAGAATTTCAAACTTCAGCAGAATTTCAACATAAACTAGACAAACTCCCTGCCCTGAAAGCCGCTTTTGAGGCATTGACACCGGGGCGGCAGAGAGCCTATCTTCTTCATTTTTCTGCCCCTAAACAAGCCAAAACCCGCGAATCAAGGGTTGAAAAATGTATACCGCAAATACTCAATGGAAAAGGATTGACTGATTAG
- a CDS encoding peptide MFS transporter: protein MEVTIDKPANKATLFGHPMGLFALFLTEMWERFSYYGMRAILLLFLIDNVRGGMGLSEAEGAAIYGIYTASVYLLSLPGGWIADNILGQRKSIFYGGIIIMIGHIILAFQAGPGVFYAGLCVVVLGTGLLKPNISTIVGELYPEGGARRDSAFSIFYMGINLGSFLGITIVGYLGQKVGWHYGFGAAAVGMALGIITFRLMGQKYLTQYGNQPVKATVAQTTEGQSTGNKSMIGFLVGIGAILLGLQLTGILDMTTAIGLAKAMGTIISLVAICYFIYILLAGGLTLVEKKRVAVLFIFFMAAAVYWAGNEQQGSSLQIFADRHTDLTFFGWEIPSSWFQNLNPAFILLFSPVLASLWIFLANRKITYSVPAKLATSLLLLGLAYVVMVFASKLAVTGVRTSSLYLTVTYLIFTLAELFLSPVGLSSFTKLAPKRFASQLMGIWFLGSSLGNLIAGLFAGGFDESNVAQMPSLFQSVAIFSLGAGLFMLLFVKPLRKWMGGIE from the coding sequence ATGGAAGTTACTATTGATAAACCCGCCAATAAAGCTACGCTCTTTGGTCACCCAATGGGCCTTTTCGCTCTGTTCCTCACCGAGATGTGGGAACGGTTCAGCTATTACGGCATGCGGGCTATCCTTCTCCTGTTCCTGATCGACAACGTCAGGGGTGGAATGGGGCTGAGTGAGGCTGAAGGTGCGGCCATCTACGGAATTTATACGGCCTCTGTTTACCTGCTCTCATTGCCCGGCGGATGGATTGCTGATAATATTTTAGGGCAACGAAAGTCCATCTTTTATGGCGGCATTATTATTATGATTGGCCATATTATTCTGGCTTTTCAGGCCGGTCCGGGCGTATTCTATGCGGGTTTGTGTGTGGTAGTACTCGGCACGGGCTTACTCAAACCTAATATCAGCACCATCGTTGGCGAACTATATCCAGAGGGTGGCGCGCGTCGGGATTCGGCTTTCTCGATCTTTTACATGGGTATCAATCTCGGTTCGTTTCTTGGCATAACCATTGTTGGGTATCTAGGCCAGAAAGTTGGCTGGCACTATGGTTTTGGGGCAGCGGCCGTTGGTATGGCCCTCGGTATTATTACGTTTCGGCTGATGGGTCAAAAGTATCTGACCCAATATGGAAACCAGCCTGTTAAGGCGACGGTCGCTCAAACAACAGAAGGTCAATCGACGGGCAACAAGTCGATGATTGGTTTTCTGGTGGGTATAGGCGCCATATTGCTAGGGCTGCAACTAACGGGCATCCTGGATATGACTACGGCTATAGGGCTTGCCAAAGCGATGGGTACAATTATCTCGCTGGTTGCCATCTGTTACTTCATTTATATCCTGCTGGCGGGTGGTTTGACCCTGGTTGAGAAAAAAAGGGTCGCCGTTTTGTTTATATTTTTTATGGCTGCGGCTGTCTATTGGGCTGGTAATGAGCAGCAAGGCTCGTCATTGCAGATTTTTGCCGACCGCCACACCGATCTAACTTTCTTTGGTTGGGAGATTCCGTCGAGCTGGTTTCAGAATTTAAATCCGGCGTTTATCCTTCTTTTTTCGCCCGTTCTGGCCTCACTCTGGATTTTTCTGGCGAACCGAAAAATTACTTATTCCGTACCGGCCAAGTTAGCTACTAGCTTGCTGCTGCTTGGGTTAGCCTATGTAGTTATGGTATTTGCGTCGAAGCTGGCTGTAACCGGCGTACGTACATCATCGCTATACCTGACCGTCACCTATCTGATTTTTACCCTTGCCGAATTGTTTTTAAGTCCGGTAGGGCTGAGTTCGTTTACAAAGCTGGCACCAAAGCGTTTTGCCAGTCAATTAATGGGCATCTGGTTTCTGGGGTCGTCGTTGGGTAACCTGATTGCGGGCCTGTTTGCGGGGGGCTTTGACGAAAGCAACGTAGCGCAAATGCCTTCGCTGTTCCAAAGCGTAGCTATTTTTTCACTTGGCGCAGGTTTATTTATGCTTCTCTTTGTGAAGCCGCTACGGAAGTGGATGGGTGGTATCGAGTGA
- a CDS encoding Kelch repeat-containing protein — translation MKLNGTLFFVVSSLLLLLHACVERNISIVQKGDWTLKSAFEGVGRNAAAAFVIGDLAYVGTGSDNSRQPLSDFWRYDPSTNTWSQWANFPAKARSEAVTFSVGTKGYLGAGVDQTTGTLLKDFYQYDPVTNAWKRVADFGGSARRSAVAFSVGSSGFVCTGNDGREQRDMWQYNTDTDTWTRKADFGGSARVGAATFVINNRGYVGTGATNSVNQTDLWAYDPANDSWTKRQDFSSAALTNSSRVYGVGFAIDGIGYLATGAGATDVWAYDPVGDFWVDKAAFDGTSRSQAVGFAIGSKGYITTGVNGSTSFSDLWAFDPGL, via the coding sequence ATGAAACTCAACGGTACTCTTTTCTTTGTCGTTAGTAGCCTGCTCTTGCTGTTGCACGCCTGTGTCGAGAGGAATATATCCATTGTTCAGAAAGGCGATTGGACGCTTAAATCCGCATTTGAAGGGGTGGGGCGCAATGCTGCGGCTGCATTCGTAATTGGCGATCTCGCCTACGTAGGCACGGGGTCCGATAATTCTCGGCAGCCCCTTAGTGATTTCTGGCGGTATGATCCTTCAACGAATACGTGGTCGCAATGGGCAAATTTCCCCGCTAAAGCCCGTAGTGAAGCCGTAACGTTTTCGGTAGGTACGAAAGGGTATCTGGGCGCAGGTGTTGATCAAACTACCGGGACCCTGCTCAAGGATTTTTATCAATATGACCCAGTCACAAATGCATGGAAACGGGTTGCCGATTTTGGCGGTTCCGCCCGGCGGTCGGCAGTAGCGTTTTCGGTTGGCTCATCAGGCTTCGTCTGTACGGGTAATGACGGACGTGAGCAGCGTGATATGTGGCAGTACAACACGGACACGGATACCTGGACGCGAAAAGCTGATTTTGGGGGTAGTGCGCGGGTAGGCGCTGCCACATTCGTTATAAATAATAGGGGGTATGTTGGCACCGGAGCAACTAACTCCGTGAACCAAACCGATTTGTGGGCGTATGACCCCGCAAACGACTCATGGACCAAACGTCAGGACTTTTCCAGTGCCGCGCTCACAAATTCATCGAGGGTGTACGGTGTTGGTTTTGCTATTGATGGTATTGGCTATCTGGCAACGGGGGCTGGTGCCACGGATGTCTGGGCCTATGATCCGGTAGGGGATTTTTGGGTAGATAAAGCCGCGTTTGATGGAACGAGCCGGTCACAAGCCGTTGGGTTTGCTATTGGGTCGAAAGGCTATATTACGACGGGTGTGAATGGCTCAACTTCCTTCTCCGATCTGTGGGCCTTTGATCCCGGCCTGTAG